The following coding sequences lie in one Xiphophorus maculatus strain JP 163 A chromosome 4, X_maculatus-5.0-male, whole genome shotgun sequence genomic window:
- the cul4a gene encoding cullin-4A produces MAEDTRQDKRASFSALTEHSTNGMARTSGKTGASKKLVIKNFKDRPKLAENYTEDTWLKLRDAVGAIQNSTSIKYNLEELYQAVENLCSYKVSPTLYKQLRQVCEDHVRAQIHQFREESMDNLSFLKRMNRCWQDHCRQTIMIRSIFLFLDRTYVLQNSLLPSIWDTGLELFRTHIVSDSAVQKRTVEGILEQIELERNGETVDRSLLRSLLGMLSDLQVYKDSFEERFLTETNRLYAAEGQRLMQERDVPEYLHHVARRLEEENDRIVSYLDQSTQKPLICCVEKQLLGEHMNAVLQKGLSNLLDENRVTELALLYQLFSKVKAGLPTLLQFWRDYIKSFGGEIVCTPEKDKDMVQDLLDFKDKMDNVVQSCFARNEAFINAMKEAFETFINKRPNKPAELIAKYVDSKLRAGNKEATEEELERILDKIMIIFRFIHGKDVFEAFYKKDLAKRLLVGKSASVDAEKSMLSKLKHECGAAFTSKLEGMFKDMELSKDIMIQFKQYMQNQSEPSNIELTVNILTMGYWPSYTPMEVHLPSEMVKLQEVFKLFYLGKHSGRKLQWQPTLGHAVLKAEFKEGKKELQVSLFQTLVLLMFNEGEEFSMEETRAATGIEEGELRRTLQSLACGKARVLNKNPRGKDVEDGDRFNFNNDFKHKLFRIKINQIQMKETVEEQVSTTERVFQDRQYQIDAAVVRIMKMRKTLSHNLLVSELYNQLKFPVKPGDLKKRIESLIDRDYMERDKEIPNQYHYVA; encoded by the exons ATAGGCCAAAACTAGCAGAGAACTACACAGAAGACACGTGGCTGAAGCTTCGAGATGCGGTGGGTGCCATCCAGAACAGCACCTCCATCAAGTACAACCTGGAAGAGCTCTATCAG GCCGTGGAGAACCTGTGTTCGTACAAAGTCTCCCCCACGCTGTACAAGCAGCTGCGGCAGGTTTGCGAGGACCATGTGCGGGCACAGATTCATCAGTTCAGAGA AGAGTCGATGGACAACCTTTCCTTCCTGAAGCGAATGAATCGCTGCTGGCAGGACCACTGCAGGCAAACT ATAATGATCCGAAGCATTTTTCTCTTCCTGGATCGAACATATGTGCTTCAGAACTCTCTGCTGCCCTCCATCTG GGACACTGGGCTGGAGCTGTTCCGCACACACATTGTGAGCGACAGTGCAGTCCAGAAGCGAACGGTGGAAGGCATTTTGGAGCAGATAGAACTGGAGCGAAACGGAGAGACTGTGGATCGCAGTCTGCTGCGGAGCCTGCTGGGCATGCTGTCAGACCTGCAG GTTTACAAAGACTCATTTGAGGAGAGATTTTTGACTGAAACAAATCGTCTCTATGCAGCTGAAGGACAGCGGCTGATGCAGGAGAGAGAC gTGCCTGAATACTTGCACCACGTAGCTCGCCGTTTAGAAGAGGAGAATGATCGAATTGTGAGCTACCTCGACCAGAGCACTCA GAAGCCTCTTATCTGCTGTGTCGAGAAACAACTTTTAGGAGAGCATATGAACGCAGTTCTACAAAAAG GTCTGAGCAATCTCCTAGATGAGAACCGTGTTACTGAGCTGGCCCTCCTCTACCAGCTCTTCAGTAAGGTAAAAGCAGGACTGCCCACGCTGCTGCAGTTTTGGAGGGACTATATCAAG TCATTCGGTGGGGAGATTGTTTGCACACCAGAAAAGGACAAGGACATGGTTCAAGATCTTTTGGACTTCAAGGACAAGATGGACAATGTTGTGCAGAGCTGCTTTGCACGCAATGAGGCGTTCATCAACGCCATGAAGGAGGCCTTTGAAACCTTCATCAACAAGAGGCCCAACAAGCCTGCTGAACTCATTG CTAAATACGTGGACTCCAAGTTAAGAGCTGGAAACAAGGAGGCGACAGAGGAGGAACTGGAGAGAATCCTGGACAAGATCATGATAATCTTCCGCTTCATTCACG GAAAAGACGTGTTTGAGGCTTTTTATAAGAAAGATTTGGCCAAGCGTCTGCTGGTTGGTAAGAGTGCCTCTGTTGATGCTGAAAAGTCCATGCTGTCCAAACTCAAACATG AATGTGGCGCAGCCTTCACCAGTAAGCTTGAGGGGATGTTTAAGGACATGGAGCTGTCTAAAGACATCATGATCCAGTTCAAACAG TATATGCAGAACCAGAGTGAGCCAAGCAACATAGAACTCACTGTAAACATCCTCACCATGGGCTACTGGCCTTCATACACACCtatggaggttcaccttccatcAGAG ATGGTGAAACTCCAGGAAGTGTTCAAGCTGTTCTACCTTGGGAAGCACAGTGGAAGGAAGCTGCAGTGGCAGCCCACACTGGGCCATGCTGTATTGAAGGCAGAATTTAAAGAG GGCAAGAAGGAGCTGCAGGTTTCCCTGTTCCAAACTCTGGTGCTGCTCATGTTCAACGAAGGGGAGGAATTCAGCATGGAGGAGACCCGTGCTGCTACTGGAATAG AGGAGGGAGAGCTCAGGCGAACACTGCAGTCCCTGGCCTGTGGGAAAGCTCGCGTTCTCAACAAGAACCCTCGGGGGAAAGACGTGGAAGATGGAGATCGCTTCAATTTTAACAATGactttaaacacaaactgttcCGCATCAAGATCAACCAGATTCAAATGAAGGAAACG GTCGAGGAGCAGGTAAGCACCACAGAGCGCGTCTTTCAGGACAGGCAGTATCAGATCGATGCAGCTGTTGTGCGCATTATGAAGATGAGGAAAACCCTGAGTCATAACCTGCTGGTATCAGAGCTCTACAACCAGCTCAAGTTTCCTGTCAAG CCGGGAGACCTGAAGAAGCGGATCGAGTCGCTCATAGACAGAGACTACATGGAGCGTGACAAGGAGATTCCCAACCAGTATCACTATGTCGCCTGA